The following are encoded in a window of Lactobacillus panisapium genomic DNA:
- the murQ gene encoding N-acetylmuramic acid 6-phosphate etherase: protein MNIKDLITEERNPNTMNIDSMSTFEMVRTINHEDQKVAAAVGQQDQQIARAIDAAAKRYQQGGRLIYIGAGTSGRLGVLDAAELVPTYGIKPERAVGLIAGGKQAMLQAVEGAEDDLELGQQDLRQLHLSAKDTVIGLAASGRTPYVVGSLDFANEVGALTIAIACVPNAVISSHAEIGIEAVVGPEVITGSTRMKAGTAQKMILNMISTGVMIKQGKVYQNVMIGVQPTNAKLIDRACRIISTTTGVSTSEAMTALHNSANDVSVAIIMIETGRSKADARDLLAKAHGNVAAVLQANK, encoded by the coding sequence ATGAACATTAAAGATTTAATTACCGAAGAACGCAATCCCAACACGATGAACATCGATTCGATGTCAACGTTTGAGATGGTTCGTACAATCAATCATGAAGATCAAAAAGTTGCTGCAGCTGTTGGCCAGCAGGATCAACAAATTGCGCGAGCAATTGACGCTGCAGCTAAACGGTATCAGCAAGGCGGCCGTCTAATTTATATTGGTGCAGGCACCAGTGGCCGGCTGGGAGTACTTGATGCAGCTGAGCTAGTCCCGACCTATGGCATTAAGCCAGAGCGGGCAGTTGGCTTAATTGCAGGCGGTAAACAGGCAATGCTACAGGCGGTTGAGGGAGCAGAAGATGACCTTGAGCTCGGTCAGCAAGATTTGCGTCAACTTCATTTATCTGCAAAAGACACGGTGATAGGTTTAGCAGCGAGTGGCCGAACGCCTTATGTAGTTGGCAGCCTTGATTTTGCTAACGAGGTTGGTGCGTTAACGATTGCAATTGCTTGTGTTCCGAATGCCGTAATCAGCTCACATGCAGAAATTGGTATTGAAGCTGTTGTTGGCCCAGAAGTTATCACGGGCTCGACACGAATGAAGGCTGGTACCGCACAAAAAATGATTTTAAATATGATTTCCACCGGTGTGATGATTAAGCAGGGGAAGGTTTACCAAAACGTCATGATTGGCGTTCAGCCGACTAATGCCAAGCTAATTGACCGTGCATGCCGCATTATTAGCACAACAACCGGTGTTTCTACTAGTGAAGCAATGACGGCTTTACACAATAGCGCAAATGATGTTTCTGTAGCAATTATTATGATTGAAACTGGTAGGTCAAAGGCAGATGCTAGGGATTTACTGGCAAAAGCACACGGTAATGTTGCCGCGGTTTTGCAGGCGAATAAATAA
- a CDS encoding glucose PTS transporter subunit IIA has protein sequence MSSDKYDEMGRQIYEQIGGIANVKSLYHCMTRIRIALKDPDRVDLEKLKQVPGVIGVVAGETLEIVVGPGVNTKVAQSMVKAAGVQENDPFPENLEQNSTSSYDENKTAVMQKAASVHTAQKASLKNTWWRSALEHISAIFVPLIPAFVGAGLISGVAGILRNMMTAKMLPLSWNLGVTVLGVIANGLFIYLNIYVGINAAKEFGATPGLGGIIGGIVYLPGVVAPMTIPNIFDKLPLAAGQGGIIGVLLSVWLMSYVEKFFHDHMGESLDLIFTPFLTLLIMGLVTIFLIMPFAGWVSNSLVGGINWILHVGGPVAGFILGTAFLPMVLFGLHQILTPIHLQMIQKMGYTPLLPILAMAGAGQVGTAIALWVKCRKNKELTKLIKGALPVGILGVGEPLIYGVSLPLGRPFITACLGGGIGGAVLGAFGNVGSIAIGTSGIALIPLIANNKALIYCFGLLAAYLGGFVLTYLWGVPKSAMVAKNEDGSLVAGTAEPAESAAATEITLASPVSGQIESLTAVPDDVFSKKMLGDGFAVIPNEGTIIAPVDGRILTIMDTKHAITMESATGPLELVLHFGIDTVELEGAPFSIEVASGQHVKRGDIIAKVDLAALKAAGKPTDVMTIITNMEDVAQITPLAAGQVEINQDAVTVKTK, from the coding sequence ATGAGCTCAGACAAATATGATGAAATGGGTAGGCAAATTTACGAGCAGATTGGCGGAATCGCTAACGTTAAATCGCTTTACCATTGTATGACTAGAATCAGAATAGCACTTAAAGATCCAGATCGAGTCGATCTTGAAAAACTAAAGCAAGTTCCTGGAGTTATCGGCGTTGTTGCTGGGGAGACACTAGAGATAGTTGTTGGTCCAGGTGTTAATACCAAGGTAGCACAGTCGATGGTTAAGGCTGCTGGTGTTCAAGAAAATGATCCTTTTCCGGAAAATCTTGAGCAAAATTCGACTAGTTCATATGACGAAAATAAAACAGCGGTTATGCAAAAGGCTGCTAGCGTTCACACTGCCCAAAAGGCTAGTTTAAAAAATACTTGGTGGCGCAGTGCATTGGAGCATATTTCAGCTATTTTTGTTCCACTAATTCCAGCATTTGTTGGTGCGGGACTGATTTCTGGTGTAGCTGGAATCTTACGTAATATGATGACAGCCAAGATGCTTCCGCTTAGTTGGAACCTAGGGGTTACTGTTCTTGGCGTTATTGCCAACGGGCTTTTTATTTACCTAAATATTTACGTCGGTATTAATGCGGCCAAAGAATTTGGCGCCACTCCTGGACTAGGTGGAATTATTGGCGGGATTGTTTATTTGCCCGGAGTAGTTGCACCAATGACCATTCCCAATATTTTTGACAAGTTGCCTCTTGCAGCGGGTCAAGGCGGGATCATCGGCGTCTTACTTAGCGTCTGGCTCATGTCTTATGTTGAAAAATTTTTCCATGATCACATGGGAGAATCACTAGATTTAATTTTTACACCATTTTTAACTTTATTAATTATGGGATTAGTTACCATTTTTCTAATTATGCCATTTGCCGGTTGGGTATCAAATTCACTAGTCGGTGGCATAAATTGGATCCTGCATGTTGGTGGGCCAGTTGCTGGTTTTATCTTAGGTACCGCCTTTTTACCAATGGTTCTGTTTGGGTTACACCAGATTCTGACGCCAATTCACCTGCAAATGATTCAAAAAATGGGCTATACACCGCTTTTGCCAATTTTAGCAATGGCTGGAGCTGGCCAAGTTGGTACGGCGATTGCATTGTGGGTTAAATGCCGGAAAAATAAAGAACTCACTAAACTAATTAAGGGAGCCTTGCCAGTCGGCATTTTGGGTGTTGGCGAACCGCTTATTTACGGTGTTTCGCTACCACTCGGTCGGCCATTTATAACTGCTTGCCTTGGCGGCGGAATTGGTGGTGCCGTTCTGGGAGCCTTTGGTAATGTCGGATCAATTGCTATCGGCACCTCAGGCATTGCGTTAATTCCGTTGATTGCTAATAACAAGGCGTTGATTTACTGTTTTGGCTTATTAGCAGCTTATCTTGGTGGTTTTGTTCTTACCTACCTTTGGGGTGTTCCCAAGAGCGCAATGGTAGCTAAAAATGAAGATGGCTCATTAGTAGCTGGTACTGCAGAGCCAGCAGAGTCTGCGGCTGCAACAGAAATTACATTGGCCAGTCCCGTAAGTGGTCAGATTGAAAGCCTAACGGCAGTTCCAGATGATGTTTTTTCTAAAAAAATGCTTGGAGACGGCTTCGCTGTTATTCCTAATGAAGGTACCATTATTGCGCCTGTTGATGGTCGGATATTAACAATTATGGATACCAAGCATGCAATTACGATGGAGTCAGCAACCGGCCCATTAGAATTAGTGCTACATTTTGGCATAGACACGGTTGAATTAGAGGGTGCACCATTTTCAATTGAGGTTGCCAGCGGTCAACACGTTAAACGCGGAGACATTATTGCAAAAGTTGATCTTGCTGCTCTTAAAGCTGCAGGTAAGCCAACAGATGTAATGACAATCATTACTAATATGGAAGATGTTGCTCAAATTACGCCGCTTGCTGCTGGTCAAGTAGAAATTAACCAAGATGCTGTAACAGTTAAAACCAAATAA
- a CDS encoding isochorismatase family cysteine hydrolase yields MSADNLLLVVDVQEQSKPFWGGKAGQTRRINQINRIIKTFEKSNEPIFYIKQENHGSLSPQLEVADSAPVYTKKFASAFTQSNLVQRIHEMRPKNIFVVGLMSQTCLKATVQSALDEKYSITLISYNHDSVVKPIREHYNHLLTKLGAHRLTTDEFLLVK; encoded by the coding sequence ATGTCAGCCGATAATTTATTGTTAGTTGTTGATGTTCAAGAGCAATCAAAGCCATTCTGGGGAGGAAAAGCCGGACAAACAAGAAGGATTAATCAAATTAATCGTATTATTAAAACCTTTGAAAAAAGTAATGAACCTATTTTTTACATTAAACAGGAAAATCATGGTAGCTTGTCTCCTCAATTGGAAGTAGCAGATTCAGCCCCTGTTTATACTAAAAAATTTGCGAGTGCCTTTACTCAATCAAACCTTGTTCAGCGAATTCATGAAATGAGACCAAAGAATATCTTTGTGGTTGGATTAATGAGTCAAACTTGTTTGAAGGCAACTGTTCAGAGTGCATTGGACGAAAAGTACTCGATCACGCTAATTTCATATAACCACGATTCAGTTGTAAAGCCAATCCGTGAGCATTATAACCACTTGTTAACTAAGCTTGGTGCACATCGGCTGACGACTGACGAATTTTTATTAGTTAAATAG
- a CDS encoding DUF871 domain-containing protein yields MLGFSIYLNHDLTAEDYNYLLAMRNAGLTTVFTSLNIPEDDPAQVLKRLHELTKWCQNLETAIIADVSREGLERLGVAINDVAQLSQLNLSGLRIDAGVNVNTIARLSKEMPIALNASTISEDELAALRVHGANFDHLQAWHNFYPRPETGLASSWLKEKNEWLHQANLKTVAFVAGDSCRRGPIHAGLPTLEKHRNENPLAATLELQKLGCDHVFIGDAALKATTIASFTNYTKKNALTLHLDREVPELLTNEWHNRPDAARDVVRLVEGRKRQLFDVNAQASPKPRPKGSLTCDNERYLRYQGELQITKRDLPADERVNVIANVVSADLALLDQVEAGQELIFTAAK; encoded by the coding sequence ATGTTGGGCTTTTCAATATATCTTAATCATGATTTAACGGCTGAAGACTATAATTATCTACTTGCAATGCGCAATGCTGGCTTAACCACAGTTTTTACATCCTTAAATATTCCGGAAGATGATCCCGCGCAAGTTTTAAAACGTCTGCATGAACTGACTAAATGGTGTCAGAACTTGGAAACAGCAATTATTGCCGATGTTTCGCGAGAAGGCTTAGAACGATTAGGAGTAGCAATTAACGACGTGGCGCAGCTTAGTCAGCTGAATTTATCGGGATTGCGCATCGACGCTGGTGTGAATGTTAATACAATCGCAAGGCTATCAAAAGAAATGCCGATTGCCTTGAATGCAAGTACAATTAGCGAAGATGAACTAGCTGCTTTGCGCGTTCACGGTGCTAATTTTGATCATTTGCAGGCATGGCACAATTTTTATCCACGACCTGAGACTGGGCTTGCTAGCTCATGGCTTAAAGAAAAGAATGAATGGTTGCACCAGGCAAATCTGAAGACAGTTGCTTTTGTTGCTGGGGATAGTTGTCGGCGCGGACCTATTCATGCAGGTTTGCCAACTTTAGAAAAGCACCGCAATGAAAATCCGTTGGCAGCAACGCTGGAATTGCAAAAGTTAGGCTGTGATCATGTGTTTATTGGGGATGCCGCTTTAAAGGCGACCACAATTGCTAGTTTCACTAATTATACAAAGAAAAATGCCCTTACTTTACACTTGGATCGGGAAGTGCCTGAATTATTGACGAATGAATGGCATAATCGTCCTGATGCTGCCCGCGATGTTGTGCGCTTAGTGGAAGGTAGAAAAAGGCAGTTATTTGATGTGAACGCGCAAGCGAGTCCAAAGCCACGTCCCAAGGGAAGTCTGACATGTGATAATGAACGTTACTTACGCTATCAAGGTGAATTGCAAATAACCAAGCGTGACCTGCCAGCTGATGAGCGCGTTAATGTGATTGCTAATGTCGTTTCGGCCGATTTGGCTTTACTTGATCAAGTTGAAGCGGGGCAAGAGCTAATTTTTACGGCAGCAAAATAA
- a CDS encoding DUF871 domain-containing protein → MKQLGISLYPEQSTFEQDKKYMDLAYKYGYRRIFTSLLQLKSADGEDLLAKLKQDIAYANKLGFTTVVDINPGLFKELKIDYNNLVFFHDLGVWGLRLDEGFSGMEEAAMTHNPYGLKIELNMSRGTNYLDSIMSYDPEPDNLIGCHNFYPQEYTGLSEDIFMDYSFKYREYGLHTAAFISSKNAKFGPWPVHEGLPTMESDRLRNIASQVTHLRLSKMIDDIIIGNAFASEEELAAASKAFNSPFPVLGIEFESDVLPIERTICLKEPHLYRGDASEFLLRDTKPRVVYAKEDIPAHNNQKTTFECGDIVVVNEQYPRYKGELQIVLTPFENDGRRNLVGHLRADDLDLLDLVEPWSTFNLQEN, encoded by the coding sequence ATGAAACAGTTAGGTATATCACTTTATCCTGAGCAGAGCACATTTGAACAGGATAAGAAATATATGGATTTAGCCTACAAATATGGCTATCGCAGAATTTTCACCTCACTTCTGCAATTAAAGAGTGCTGATGGCGAAGACCTGCTTGCTAAATTAAAGCAAGATATTGCTTATGCTAATAAGTTAGGCTTTACGACCGTAGTTGATATCAACCCAGGATTATTTAAGGAATTAAAGATTGATTACAACAACTTGGTTTTCTTCCATGATTTAGGCGTCTGGGGTCTTCGGTTAGATGAAGGCTTCAGCGGAATGGAAGAAGCGGCAATGACGCATAATCCATATGGTCTGAAAATTGAACTAAATATGAGTCGTGGTACAAATTACCTTGACAGTATTATGTCCTATGACCCAGAGCCTGATAACCTAATTGGTTGTCACAACTTCTATCCTCAGGAATATACGGGACTGAGCGAAGATATCTTTATGGATTATTCGTTCAAGTACCGTGAATACGGGTTGCATACCGCTGCGTTCATTTCTTCTAAAAATGCTAAGTTTGGTCCATGGCCTGTTCATGAAGGCTTGCCAACAATGGAAAGTGACCGTTTGCGCAATATTGCTAGTCAAGTCACACATTTACGCTTAAGTAAAATGATTGACGATATTATTATCGGTAATGCTTTTGCTAGTGAAGAAGAATTGGCAGCAGCTTCCAAGGCTTTTAATAGTCCATTTCCAGTTTTAGGAATAGAATTTGAAAGTGATGTTTTGCCAATTGAACGCACAATTTGCTTGAAAGAACCGCACTTATACCGCGGAGATGCATCGGAATTTTTGTTGCGAGATACTAAACCACGTGTTGTTTATGCCAAGGAAGATATTCCTGCCCATAACAATCAAAAGACCACTTTTGAATGTGGGGACATCGTTGTTGTTAACGAGCAATACCCACGTTATAAAGGTGAATTACAAATTGTCTTAACCCCATTTGAAAATGATGGTAGACGAAACTTAGTCGGACACCTAAGAGCAGATGATTTAGACCTGCTCGATTTGGTAGAACCTTGGAGTACTTTTAACCTTCAAGAGAACTAA
- a CDS encoding PTS sugar transporter subunit IIC, whose amino-acid sequence MNALINWLNKHVVPVAAKIGSIRWLVALRDAFISIMPLVLAGSIANVLNALVRDMPTKFGWMGFVNSMQWLININATVWTGSTAILGLLFAFTFGYHMCVQYKAEPIAGGLVTLGTFIMGLPQSFSLDLKNALTKGDIKSLTDAGAAVAGKNVSAWGYFNFNKYFGAYGFFTVMIMGGIAVAIYIFLMKKHITIKMPDSVPPAVANAFTGIIPAIAGLYVVGIIDYLFSLNGTTVIDFISQTIQEPLMKIGQGYWSVLLITFLVQLFWFFGIHGTNVLAPVTESIWMTALVANVNASSKGKPLPYLWTRTDFDLYVWIGGAGATLLLLLAILVFSKREDERAVAKLSIIPGFFNINEPTMFGIPVVLNPIYLIPFVLAPMVMVSIAYGALSLGWVNPVRAQSVWSMPPFLNAILATFDWRSLVLQIVNMVVGFLIYVPFVIASNNVDPNKVNKA is encoded by the coding sequence ATGAATGCTTTAATAAATTGGTTAAATAAGCATGTCGTCCCAGTCGCAGCCAAGATTGGGTCAATTCGCTGGCTTGTAGCTTTGCGTGACGCGTTTATTTCCATTATGCCGTTAGTATTGGCTGGATCTATTGCTAATGTTCTTAATGCTTTAGTTAGAGATATGCCTACTAAATTTGGCTGGATGGGCTTTGTTAACTCAATGCAGTGGTTAATTAACATTAACGCTACTGTATGGACAGGTTCGACAGCTATTTTAGGTTTACTGTTTGCCTTTACGTTTGGTTATCACATGTGTGTACAATACAAGGCTGAGCCTATTGCCGGTGGTTTGGTTACTTTAGGTACCTTTATCATGGGATTGCCACAAAGTTTTTCTTTAGACTTAAAGAATGCTTTGACTAAAGGTGATATCAAGAGCTTAACTGATGCTGGCGCAGCTGTTGCTGGTAAAAATGTTAGTGCTTGGGGTTACTTCAACTTTAATAAATACTTTGGCGCTTATGGCTTCTTCACTGTTATGATTATGGGTGGTATTGCTGTTGCAATCTACATCTTCTTAATGAAGAAACACATTACAATTAAGATGCCTGATAGTGTACCTCCTGCAGTTGCAAATGCCTTTACTGGTATTATTCCAGCTATTGCCGGTTTATATGTTGTTGGTATTATCGACTATCTGTTTAGCCTTAATGGTACAACAGTTATTGACTTTATCTCACAAACAATTCAAGAGCCATTGATGAAGATCGGACAAGGGTACTGGTCAGTCTTACTGATTACGTTCTTAGTTCAATTATTCTGGTTCTTCGGTATTCACGGCACCAATGTTTTGGCACCAGTTACCGAAAGTATTTGGATGACCGCTTTAGTTGCTAATGTTAATGCTAGTTCAAAAGGAAAGCCATTACCTTACCTTTGGACTAGAACAGACTTTGACCTTTATGTTTGGATCGGAGGAGCAGGTGCCACATTACTTTTGCTACTTGCTATCTTAGTCTTCTCTAAACGTGAAGATGAGCGTGCTGTGGCCAAGCTTTCAATTATTCCAGGTTTCTTCAATATTAACGAGCCAACAATGTTTGGTATTCCAGTTGTTTTGAACCCAATTTACTTAATTCCATTTGTACTTGCACCAATGGTTATGGTTTCCATTGCATACGGTGCCTTGAGCTTAGGATGGGTTAACCCAGTTAGAGCACAATCTGTTTGGTCAATGCCACCATTTTTAAATGCTATTTTGGCAACCTTTGATTGGCGTTCACTAGTATTACAAATTGTTAATATGGTAGTTGGCTTCTTAATCTACGTCCCATTCGTCATTGCTTCAAACAATGTCGATCCAAATAAAGTTAATAAAGCCTAA
- a CDS encoding nuclear transport factor 2 family protein translates to MTKEQIVNAKEQIIRDYFDSWVKKDFSKLDQWFEQDMFYRECYGATYQDLAELKAYIKVAAQKQTVLKWTIFKIEQTTSGQFVVTWFFQAREEKEYCFDGVSLIDFSGLKIKRVVEYSTEHKTYRPYQIK, encoded by the coding sequence ATGACTAAAGAGCAGATTGTGAATGCAAAGGAGCAAATTATCAGAGATTATTTTGATTCCTGGGTTAAGAAAGATTTTTCCAAGCTAGATCAATGGTTTGAACAAGACATGTTCTACCGTGAGTGTTACGGGGCTACTTACCAAGATCTAGCTGAACTTAAAGCATATATTAAAGTGGCGGCCCAGAAACAGACGGTCTTAAAGTGGACAATTTTTAAGATCGAACAAACCACCTCGGGTCAATTTGTTGTTACGTGGTTTTTCCAAGCAAGAGAGGAAAAGGAATATTGTTTTGATGGTGTGTCCCTGATCGATTTTTCTGGACTAAAGATCAAAAGGGTAGTGGAATATTCAACTGAACACAAAACTTATCGACCTTATCAAATTAAATAA
- a CDS encoding SLAP domain-containing protein, whose translation MKLSHKLMMVSTAALIGVSPVISTSQAVTVQAAKKATAKKKTSKKGTIKLSRNAYVYDKDGKRLKTYMGSAKNTKIVKGITLNYRSKVTISGKDYYDIGNGAFVKAANVGYVDGKKVGKTTPAANTAVTGKIKHNAYIYDAKGKTNKKKIKKGQTVSFDQSIHIGKKLYYRISGQDNQFIKAANVGKLSGKLKPADTDNTPSDNQNDPTVITLSHNAYIYDGEGHSTKKLLRTGQQIQVDKLQYIGSKLYYRISDSNYPGTDQWVKKNNVGVITGKQLKPANSKPEQDPNSTLVTLARDANVYNDKGVLQTTKTFAKGHTARVSELRYIWVEAENKAVLFYKLQSDKNGFIKEDDVSTISGQKLTPVNTPESAKNATVNAAASDKKALQDLLNQDATVKASDAYKLSAKSLRDAYDAAITTGNQINSAGSTIAQVNDAVSKINTAKAALNGKKVVVADLKNLTSTEADQIVQLIATVNGVDKSAIQFSNNNTVLTITSANGFQQVLNISDYATTNK comes from the coding sequence ATGAAACTAAGTCATAAGTTAATGATGGTATCGACTGCTGCACTGATTGGTGTTAGTCCAGTAATAAGTACTAGTCAAGCTGTAACTGTACAAGCTGCCAAAAAGGCAACTGCTAAGAAGAAAACTTCGAAAAAAGGCACAATTAAGTTAAGTCGTAATGCATATGTTTATGACAAGGATGGAAAGCGCCTGAAGACTTACATGGGCAGTGCCAAGAATACTAAGATTGTTAAGGGCATTACCTTGAATTACCGTTCAAAGGTTACAATTTCTGGCAAGGACTACTATGACATTGGTAATGGTGCTTTTGTAAAAGCTGCTAACGTTGGCTATGTTGACGGCAAGAAAGTTGGTAAAACAACTCCAGCAGCAAATACAGCTGTAACAGGCAAGATTAAGCACAATGCTTATATCTATGATGCTAAGGGTAAGACCAATAAAAAGAAGATCAAGAAGGGTCAAACCGTAAGCTTTGACCAATCAATTCATATTGGCAAAAAGCTGTACTACAGAATTAGTGGTCAAGATAATCAATTTATCAAGGCAGCTAATGTTGGCAAGCTTTCTGGTAAGTTAAAGCCTGCTGATACTGATAACACACCAAGTGACAATCAAAATGACCCAACTGTTATTACTTTGAGCCACAATGCCTACATCTATGATGGTGAAGGCCATTCAACTAAGAAATTGCTTAGAACTGGTCAACAAATTCAAGTTGATAAATTGCAATACATCGGAAGTAAATTATACTACCGGATTAGCGATAGCAATTATCCTGGTACTGATCAATGGGTTAAGAAGAATAATGTAGGTGTAATTACCGGTAAGCAATTAAAACCAGCAAATTCTAAGCCAGAACAAGATCCTAACTCTACTCTTGTAACTCTTGCTCGTGATGCTAATGTTTACAACGATAAAGGTGTTCTTCAAACTACCAAGACGTTTGCTAAGGGTCACACTGCTCGGGTAAGCGAACTGCGTTATATTTGGGTTGAAGCCGAAAATAAGGCTGTCTTATTCTACAAGCTGCAAAGCGATAAGAATGGCTTCATTAAAGAAGACGATGTCAGCACAATCAGTGGTCAAAAACTGACTCCAGTTAATACACCGGAATCAGCTAAAAACGCCACTGTAAATGCTGCTGCCTCCGATAAGAAGGCTTTGCAAGATCTTTTAAACCAAGATGCAACGGTTAAGGCAAGTGACGCTTACAAGCTGTCAGCTAAGTCACTTCGCGATGCTTACGATGCTGCAATTACCACTGGTAACCAAATTAATTCTGCTGGTTCAACTATTGCGCAAGTTAATGATGCGGTAAGTAAAATTAATACTGCAAAAGCAGCTCTTAACGGTAAAAAAGTTGTAGTTGCTGATTTAAAGAACTTAACTAGTACTGAAGCTGACCAAATTGTGCAATTAATTGCAACTGTTAATGGGGTAGACAAGAGTGCTATTCAGTTTAGTAACAACAATACAGTTTTAACAATTACTAGTGCAAATGGGTTCCAACAAGTTTTGAACATTTCTGATTACGCAACTACTAACAAGTAG
- a CDS encoding MFS transporter: MFKWILKQPDSQKIVPPEKVASTYKWRQFGVLLATCIGYIGYYIIRLVFTTEQNDIMKAYHFSTANIGLILSCFGIGYGVAKLFMGVFADKCDSNRYLMAGLFLSAVLNIFLGSTKNLYLMMLLMFLMAVTQGMGAAACQKMIQLWWGPRMRGTMYSIWSSAHNAGSFICVAIVQLAVFLFSGSIPAVFYTASVISFIICILILLLGADRPKVVGLPDISTYTGDKVILDNGQVSTSDQTDLSITQIFIKYILKNKLVWAVTLTSMSLYLVRYGIQSWIPSYLVQNKGFDPAAAKWVIGIFELASVPGVIIIGAISDALKGRRATVSIVCVIGMLLCLTCYFFSSNHTVIIIALIIMGNLIYAPLTLVGLMINEVVPKFAVGASTGFMGFFQYIFGETLATALIGILVDHFGWIASNTVLYGASIVAVLFLLYTAISERQMRKKAAE; the protein is encoded by the coding sequence ATGTTTAAATGGATCTTAAAACAACCTGACTCACAGAAAATTGTGCCACCTGAAAAGGTTGCAAGTACGTATAAGTGGCGGCAATTTGGCGTGCTGCTCGCAACTTGTATTGGCTACATTGGTTATTACATTATTCGTCTAGTATTTACAACCGAGCAAAATGATATTATGAAGGCCTATCATTTTTCCACGGCTAACATTGGCTTGATTTTATCCTGCTTTGGCATCGGCTACGGTGTGGCTAAGTTATTCATGGGCGTTTTTGCTGATAAATGCGATTCCAACCGCTACCTGATGGCAGGCCTGTTTTTGTCGGCAGTATTAAATATTTTCTTGGGCTCAACCAAAAACTTATATTTAATGATGCTCTTAATGTTTTTAATGGCCGTAACCCAAGGAATGGGTGCAGCGGCTTGTCAAAAAATGATTCAGCTTTGGTGGGGGCCAAGAATGCGGGGCACAATGTATTCTATCTGGTCTTCTGCCCACAATGCCGGTTCATTTATCTGCGTTGCCATCGTACAACTGGCGGTCTTTCTTTTTTCTGGCTCGATTCCCGCAGTTTTCTACACCGCCTCGGTTATTTCATTCATAATTTGCATCTTGATCTTGCTATTAGGAGCTGATCGGCCAAAGGTAGTGGGCTTGCCAGATATTTCAACTTATACCGGTGACAAAGTCATCCTTGATAATGGTCAAGTTTCTACCTCAGATCAAACAGATTTAAGCATCACGCAAATTTTTATTAAATACATTCTGAAAAATAAGCTTGTTTGGGCGGTAACCTTAACATCAATGTCTTTATACCTTGTACGCTATGGTATTCAAAGCTGGATTCCTTCTTATTTGGTTCAAAATAAGGGTTTTGATCCAGCAGCAGCCAAATGGGTAATTGGTATTTTTGAATTGGCTTCTGTGCCAGGCGTGATTATCATTGGTGCAATTTCTGACGCTTTAAAGGGTCGGCGGGCCACAGTTTCAATTGTCTGTGTAATTGGAATGCTGCTTTGTTTAACCTGCTACTTTTTCAGTAGCAATCATACTGTAATTATCATTGCCCTAATTATTATGGGTAACTTGATTTATGCCCCGCTGACGCTTGTTGGCTTAATGATCAATGAAGTTGTGCCAAAGTTTGCCGTTGGTGCTTCGACGGGATTTATGGGCTTTTTCCAGTACATTTTTGGCGAGACATTGGCGACAGCATTAATTGGTATTTTAGTTGATCATTTTGGCTGGATTGCCAGCAATACCGTGCTTTACGGTGCATCAATAGTAGCAGTGCTGTTTTTGCTTTATACTGCAATTAGTGAGCGGCAAATGCGTAAAAAAGCTGCTGAATAG